One region of Chanodichthys erythropterus isolate Z2021 chromosome 17, ASM2448905v1, whole genome shotgun sequence genomic DNA includes:
- the si:ch211-229d2.5 gene encoding zona pellucida-like domain-containing protein 1, with the protein MVLLSLLILGAMVQGHLALSGSDCGSSFRRPEYTDIAVYCGTESINLAIQVCPVIYTGYNESLLILNQIANDPLCRGTLDVTATPPVVRFSFPLRQLDACGSIFRTTSAPGTGVFSDFSNIQTVNISGVVRSFDPTTGTVTYNAELKYFYSCAYPLEYLINNTQVDVSSSSIAVKDNNGSFISTLSMQLFKDENYTTPLIIPSIGIELRTRIYVQVIAANLTSQYHVLLDRCYASISALPSNSTFFNLFVPCSKDLFTTMLENGNSQRARFGFPAFRFVEQQNQTISTYYLHCITRLCETTTCTQFKQCNVRARREVQTTTITDGLSDTTLITSGPIRTRADTPLTTKEQALSSAQKDSGNGASVGLGIALAVLVIVGTVAALMAVSFYRKLKMLR; encoded by the exons ATGGTTCTACTCAGCCTTTTGATTTTGGGTGCGATGGTTCAGGGCCACCTGGCTCTTTCTGGTTCTGACTGTGGATCTTCCTTCAGGCGTCCAG AGTACACCGACATTGCAGTGTATTGTGGGACTGAATCTATAAATTTGGCAATCCAGGTTTGCCCGGTCATTTACACTGGCTATAATGAGTCCTTGTTGATTCTGAATCAAATTGCAAATGATCCGTTGTGTCGAGGAACACTGGATGTGACTGCGACTCCTCCAGTCGTGCGCTTCAGCTTTCCGCTTAGACAATTAGATGCCTGCGGCAGCATCTTCCGC ACCACCAGCGCTCCAGGGACCGGGGTCTTCTCAGACTTCTCTAACATCCAGACGGTCAACATCAGTGGGGTGGTCAGATCTTTTGACCCCACAACCGGAACAGTGACCTACAACGCCGAGCTGAAGTATTTTTACTCCTGTGCATATCCACTCGAGTACCTGATCAACAATACACAAGTTGATGT GTCATCCTCCTCCATTGCAGTGAAGGACAACAATGGAAGCTTCATCAGCACTTTAAGCATGCAGCTCTTCAAA GATGAAAACTACACTACTCCACTCATTATCCCTTCTATAGGGATTGAGCTCAGAACCAGAATCTATGTGCAAGTCATAGCAGCAAACTTGACTTCACA GTATCATGTTCTGCTGGATCGATGCTATGCCTCTATCTCAGCCCTACCCTCCAATTCAACCTTTTTCAATCTGTTTGTCCC GTGCTCGAAGGATCTGTTCACCACCATGCTGGAGAATGGAAACAGTCAGAGGGCTCGCTTCGGCTTCCCAGCCTTCCGCTTTGTCGAGCAACAGAACCAGACCATTTCCACCTACTACCTCCATTGCATCACCAGGCTTTGTGAAACCACCACCTGCACCCAGTTCAAG CAATGCAACGTGAGGGCGAGACGAGAGGTACAGACAACGACAATTACAGATGGCCTCTCAGACACCACTCTCATCACCTCAGGACCTATTAGGACTCGAGCGGACACCC CTCTTACTACTAAGGAACAAG CCCTGAGCAGTGCACAGAAGGACAGCGGGAATGGGGCGTCTGTAGGACTGGGCATTGCTCTGGCTGTCCTCGTCATTGTGGGCACCGTTGCCGCCCTCATGGCCGTGTCATTTTACCGCAAACTCAAGATGCTACGTTAA